One genomic window of Candidatus Pseudobacter hemicellulosilyticus includes the following:
- a CDS encoding RagB/SusD family nutrient uptake outer membrane protein codes for MSWTLPPLNNEYGRITKGITKAFKEKALLLAASPLFNGNTDLSSLKNGDGTQLVNQSFDANKWKLAADAAKAFIDEFVPTTYKLYIDPTVTTDTFKLGYLSCRNVMIKVWNEEWIFGRTLSSSNGSDNSQYDKRPKHVGFTTDVQGGGALGATQTIVDAYFMKNGLPITDPASGYVSTAGYTSYQAPFDVQARSTYNQWINREPRFYVGITYNNSYWLYQTTNTSQVITKMEFSGNSGRTQSTSDVSPTGYIVRKGENTANAGLTAGVQIRLADIYLDYAEALNEYDPGNSDILKYVNLIRQRAGIAQYGDLEGQIPLSNTQSAVRDAIRRERQIELAFENHRYFDCHRWKTAMTTDNAPVYGMNMYANGDAFYVRTLIKARIFQQRDYFWPIPNDEVLKNELMVQNPGW; via the coding sequence ATGAGCTGGACGTTACCCCCGCTGAATAATGAATATGGACGCATCACCAAAGGGATCACAAAGGCTTTCAAGGAAAAAGCCCTGCTGCTGGCGGCCAGCCCGCTCTTCAATGGCAACACTGACCTGAGCTCCTTAAAGAACGGAGACGGCACACAGCTGGTGAACCAATCCTTTGACGCCAATAAATGGAAACTGGCAGCTGATGCCGCCAAAGCCTTTATTGATGAGTTTGTGCCCACCACGTACAAACTGTACATAGATCCCACCGTTACCACTGATACCTTTAAATTAGGTTACCTGTCCTGCAGGAACGTTATGATCAAGGTATGGAACGAAGAATGGATCTTTGGCCGGACGCTCAGTTCCAGCAACGGCAGCGACAACTCCCAGTATGATAAAAGGCCCAAACACGTAGGTTTTACTACTGATGTACAGGGCGGCGGCGCACTGGGCGCTACCCAGACCATTGTGGACGCCTATTTCATGAAGAACGGTCTGCCTATTACCGACCCCGCCTCCGGTTATGTTTCCACTGCCGGTTACACCAGCTATCAGGCGCCTTTCGACGTACAGGCCCGTAGCACCTACAACCAGTGGATCAACCGGGAGCCCCGCTTCTATGTTGGCATCACCTATAACAACAGCTATTGGCTCTACCAGACCACCAATACCAGCCAGGTGATCACCAAGATGGAATTTTCCGGCAACTCAGGCCGTACGCAAAGCACCTCAGACGTTTCTCCCACAGGTTATATTGTAAGAAAAGGAGAGAACACTGCCAATGCCGGCCTGACCGCAGGCGTACAGATCCGCCTGGCAGACATCTACCTGGACTATGCAGAAGCCCTGAATGAATACGATCCGGGCAACAGCGATATCCTGAAATACGTGAACCTGATCCGCCAGCGTGCCGGTATTGCACAATATGGCGATCTGGAAGGTCAGATCCCCCTGTCCAATACCCAATCTGCCGTACGGGATGCCATCCGGCGCGAACGCCAGATTGAGCTGGCTTTTGAGAACCACCGGTATTTTGACTGCCACCGCTGGAAAACTGCCATGACCACCGATAACGCACCGGTATATGGTATGAACATGTACGCCAATGGGGACGCCTTCTACGTCCGTACCCTGATCAAGGCACGCATCTTCCAGCAAAGGGATTATTTCTGGCCTATCCCCAACGATGAAGTGCTGAAGAATGAGTTAATGGTCCAAAACCCAGGTTGGTAA
- a CDS encoding DUF1735 domain-containing protein — MTTQLIKALLITTGVAVSFVSCYKDTEYTSQQEGTIYVPQAYGTKASLTLYKLDSVQTRYFGIAYGGFNAAGSDITATFEIDSSLIDAYNTKNYTNYVTLPRAAFSVPELTTILKAGKTSSEGLNIDIQTSSLKVGTKYMLPIKLVSTTPGSFNSDMSVAYFRIDSLTQRMRDVTLPATITVSKENANGSSYKEGSPKLIDGDTTTKFYSPGFTANSLWMALQLSEARTIHAYSLTTGNDEASRDPKTWELQGSDDGATWKTLDTRTDYLFSGRRQMVNFELTNGDGHAYLHYRLFVNYNNGNAGFQLSEWRLLQYY; from the coding sequence ATGACTACTCAACTGATAAAAGCTTTACTGATCACCACCGGCGTGGCAGTGTCCTTTGTCTCCTGCTATAAGGACACGGAATATACTTCCCAGCAGGAAGGCACTATCTATGTGCCCCAGGCTTACGGCACCAAGGCAAGTCTGACCCTCTATAAATTAGACAGTGTCCAGACGCGCTATTTCGGGATCGCCTATGGCGGGTTCAATGCAGCAGGCAGTGATATCACGGCTACTTTTGAGATCGACAGCTCGCTGATTGATGCATACAATACCAAAAATTATACAAACTATGTCACGCTGCCAAGGGCCGCTTTCTCGGTCCCGGAGCTGACCACCATTCTCAAGGCAGGCAAAACAAGCTCTGAGGGGCTCAACATTGATATCCAGACCAGCTCCCTCAAAGTGGGCACCAAATACATGCTGCCCATCAAACTGGTAAGCACTACTCCCGGCAGTTTCAACAGCGATATGTCTGTTGCCTATTTCCGGATTGACTCCCTTACCCAGCGGATGCGGGACGTTACCCTGCCTGCCACCATCACGGTCAGCAAGGAAAACGCCAACGGTTCCTCTTATAAAGAAGGTTCGCCGAAACTGATAGACGGAGATACTACTACCAAGTTCTATTCTCCCGGTTTCACCGCCAATAGCCTGTGGATGGCCCTTCAGCTGTCTGAAGCAAGGACCATTCACGCCTATTCTCTGACCACCGGGAACGACGAAGCTTCGCGGGATCCCAAGACCTGGGAATTACAGGGTTCCGATGACGGCGCTACCTGGAAAACCCTGGACACAAGGACCGATTACCTGTTTTCCGGCAGAAGGCAGATGGTGAATTTTGAATTGACAAACGGAGATGGACATGCGTACCTGCATTACCGGCTTTTTGTGAATTACAACAATGGTAACGCCGGCTTCCAGCTGAGTGAATGGAGACTGCTTCAATACTATTGA
- a CDS encoding ATP-binding protein has product MHFYRFSFILISSLLLRGFLFANDTLRYEMINYTDENGLPQNSVKAFGRDQLGFVWIATENGLVRFSGHSTRVYDKSNSAITSSRFLTITRGASRGQLLAIPEQGPVLGIEGGRAARAAIANGNAYLYGHLPGVDTLVRYASAGIPDYFPDRQPARRYLLPVNDSSFYAVSDSGIYYHRPGAATRLLSNAPAPHADYFLLNNRLFRFSGTTVFLLSNGLQALQWTGDLPLHPHFKKGALRLFWNHLEQQAFIYLEGDWYLLDPTPEGQLHTRLVLRHFDADAQLIANVFFDTEKLLFMAGSRTKGFFVFRRKQFFPMRGKAGNPNAFYALTALNDHQVLTPQGDVFDAEGWQGQLPAVRQRIPLPDSYSLLTDRKGQLWIKNRHFVCLFSADGRQLLQEWSFPREVAHVYEGQDGRIWVATRQEGLYFIDPQLPGRPLQLTGNATTDISFLLQRDSSQLWIGSARGLFLASAGNGQPLPFNELAGKYIRSLYQDAQQCLWITTYDDGLFLYRSGKLFRLPADYQRYLGTAHCILEDRQGYCWITANKGLFQVRKQDLLDYVDNKRSQVHYQYYGRESGFFTNEFNGGCQPCAVSLQNGMMALPSLDGIVWFNPGRTRPELPDGPLLIENLEIDGQPVVPGDTLRLRKRFSQLRCTVVTPFWGHANNLQIEYALVSGNGQVDWLPVVNNQLVLAGPGGGTHQLLIRKKNGFAGHGETVHTILLQLPKAWFESGWFWLGWLGVTLLGFWGYGRFRTHILTRRNRQLKERTGDLSRELEGTLGALSVTEKKLMKQASMQEYLIASIAHDIKSPLRFFALTGEMLLGDLQAQPAIKPSSLRKAANMLGSARSMYYSVDNMVQYIRFQSHTAHISLVELDLQQLVTQRVDIFAAIAKEKGLILDNRVPDNFKVISEPDVLGIIVHNLVDNAIKASAEGTITVSAERTGTGWMLEFTDEGYGMPAEMVSWIQGETEEAKTGLGLRIVKELAGALEAHIKVQLPPRGTAVALHFRGN; this is encoded by the coding sequence ATGCACTTCTACAGGTTTTCTTTTATACTGATCAGTAGTTTACTGCTGAGGGGCTTTCTGTTTGCGAACGATACGCTCCGCTATGAAATGATCAACTATACCGATGAGAACGGGTTGCCGCAGAACAGCGTGAAAGCTTTCGGGCGGGACCAGCTGGGCTTTGTCTGGATAGCCACCGAGAACGGGCTGGTGCGGTTCAGCGGTCATTCTACCCGTGTCTATGATAAATCCAACAGCGCCATTACCTCCAGCCGCTTCCTTACTATCACCCGCGGCGCCAGTCGTGGACAGCTCCTGGCCATTCCGGAGCAGGGACCTGTACTGGGTATTGAAGGGGGAAGAGCAGCCCGGGCAGCCATTGCTAACGGAAATGCTTACCTGTATGGCCACCTGCCAGGTGTGGATACCCTGGTCCGTTACGCCAGTGCTGGTATTCCCGATTATTTCCCCGACCGGCAACCTGCCCGTAGATACCTGCTGCCTGTAAATGATTCCAGTTTTTATGCCGTCAGCGATTCCGGTATTTACTATCACCGTCCCGGCGCCGCAACCCGCCTGTTGAGCAACGCGCCGGCGCCCCATGCCGATTATTTCCTGCTGAACAACCGCCTCTTTCGTTTTTCAGGAACTACTGTCTTCCTGCTCAGTAATGGCCTGCAGGCCCTGCAGTGGACCGGCGATCTGCCGCTTCATCCCCACTTTAAAAAAGGCGCCCTGCGCCTGTTCTGGAACCACCTGGAACAGCAGGCCTTTATCTACCTGGAAGGAGACTGGTACCTGCTGGACCCTACCCCTGAAGGGCAGCTGCACACCCGTCTGGTGCTGCGCCATTTTGATGCAGACGCACAACTGATAGCCAACGTGTTTTTTGATACGGAAAAACTGCTCTTCATGGCCGGCAGCCGGACAAAAGGTTTTTTTGTTTTTCGCCGCAAACAGTTCTTCCCCATGCGGGGCAAGGCTGGCAACCCCAATGCCTTCTATGCCCTCACCGCCCTCAATGATCACCAGGTGCTGACGCCACAGGGTGATGTGTTTGATGCGGAAGGCTGGCAGGGACAGCTGCCTGCCGTCAGGCAACGCATACCCCTGCCGGATTCCTATAGCCTGCTCACCGACCGGAAAGGACAGCTGTGGATCAAGAACCGGCATTTTGTCTGCCTGTTCAGCGCGGATGGCCGACAGCTATTGCAGGAATGGTCATTCCCGCGGGAAGTAGCACATGTATATGAGGGGCAGGATGGCAGGATCTGGGTGGCCACCCGCCAGGAGGGCCTTTACTTCATCGATCCCCAGCTGCCGGGCCGGCCTTTGCAGCTTACCGGTAATGCCACCACCGATATCTCTTTCCTGTTGCAGCGGGACAGCAGCCAGCTCTGGATAGGATCGGCAAGGGGCCTTTTCCTGGCCAGCGCCGGCAACGGCCAGCCCTTGCCATTCAATGAACTGGCAGGAAAGTATATACGAAGTCTGTACCAGGATGCACAGCAGTGCCTGTGGATCACCACCTATGACGACGGGCTCTTCCTGTACCGTTCCGGTAAGCTGTTCCGGCTTCCGGCCGATTACCAGCGTTACCTGGGCACAGCGCATTGTATACTGGAAGACCGGCAGGGGTATTGCTGGATCACCGCCAATAAAGGATTATTCCAGGTCCGTAAGCAGGACCTGCTGGACTATGTGGACAATAAGCGAAGCCAGGTGCATTACCAGTACTACGGACGGGAAAGCGGCTTTTTTACCAATGAATTCAATGGCGGCTGCCAGCCCTGCGCCGTATCCCTGCAAAACGGCATGATGGCCCTGCCTTCCCTGGATGGTATTGTCTGGTTCAACCCCGGACGTACCAGGCCCGAATTGCCGGATGGTCCCCTGCTCATAGAGAACCTGGAGATTGACGGCCAACCGGTGGTGCCGGGGGATACCCTTCGCCTCCGGAAAAGATTCAGCCAGCTGCGCTGCACCGTGGTTACCCCTTTCTGGGGACATGCCAACAACCTTCAGATAGAATATGCATTGGTATCCGGCAATGGGCAGGTGGACTGGCTGCCTGTGGTCAACAACCAGCTGGTGCTGGCCGGCCCCGGAGGGGGTACCCATCAACTGCTGATCCGTAAGAAAAATGGCTTTGCCGGCCATGGTGAAACTGTGCATACCATCCTGCTGCAGCTGCCCAAAGCCTGGTTTGAATCAGGCTGGTTCTGGCTGGGCTGGTTGGGCGTCACCCTATTGGGATTCTGGGGGTACGGGCGTTTCCGGACCCATATCCTTACGCGACGGAACCGGCAGCTGAAGGAAAGGACGGGCGACCTGTCGCGGGAACTGGAAGGCACGCTGGGCGCTCTCAGCGTAACAGAAAAAAAACTGATGAAGCAGGCTTCCATGCAGGAATACCTGATTGCCTCTATTGCCCATGATATCAAAAGCCCGCTGCGTTTTTTTGCCCTTACGGGTGAAATGCTGCTGGGTGATCTCCAGGCCCAGCCGGCTATTAAACCTTCCAGCCTGCGTAAGGCGGCAAATATGCTGGGATCGGCGAGGAGCATGTATTATTCCGTTGACAATATGGTCCAGTACATCCGCTTCCAGTCGCATACAGCGCATATCAGCCTGGTGGAGCTGGACCTTCAGCAGCTGGTGACGCAACGGGTGGACATCTTTGCCGCCATAGCCAAAGAGAAGGGCCTGATCCTGGACAACCGGGTGCCGGACAATTTCAAGGTGATATCCGAACCGGATGTGCTGGGTATTATAGTGCATAACCTGGTTGACAATGCCATCAAGGCCAGTGCGGAAGGGACTATTACAGTGAGCGCGGAAAGAACAGGAACGGGCTGGATGCTGGAATTTACGGACGAGGGGTATGGAATGCCGGCAGAAATGGTCAGCTGGATACAGGGAGAAACGGAGGAAGCAAAAACGGGCCTGGGGCTGCGCATTGTGAAAGAGCTGGCGGGCGCGCTGGAAGCCCATATAAAAGTACAGCTGCCCCCCAGGGGGACAGCTGTTGCTTTACATTTCAGGGGGAATTAA
- a CDS encoding response regulator transcription factor → MSTPSILIADDHSIVRIGVSLIIEDLYPDAFIREADSFDNLLHQLRKQPFDLIVLDINIPGGNNHQMIHAVRLRQPEVKILVFSAYDEAMYAESYLKAGADGYLYKESAREDIRQAIRGILNDEKYISETFKQLLLDRYANNYSSKNPLTDLSTRETEVLHLLVKGDTLMSIARTLNLQLSTVSTYKTRLFEKMGVTNIVNLLEKMRLYAAG, encoded by the coding sequence ATGTCCACACCCTCCATCCTGATCGCAGACGATCATAGCATTGTTCGTATCGGCGTGTCCCTGATCATAGAAGACCTGTACCCTGATGCCTTTATCCGGGAGGCCGACAGTTTTGACAATTTATTGCACCAGCTCCGCAAACAACCTTTTGACCTCATAGTCCTTGACATCAATATTCCCGGTGGTAATAACCACCAGATGATCCATGCTGTCCGGTTAAGGCAACCGGAAGTAAAGATCCTGGTGTTCTCCGCCTATGATGAAGCCATGTATGCGGAATCCTATTTAAAGGCTGGCGCCGATGGCTACCTGTATAAGGAAAGCGCCCGTGAGGATATCCGCCAGGCTATCCGCGGTATCCTGAATGATGAGAAATATATCAGTGAAACTTTCAAGCAATTATTGCTGGACCGGTATGCCAATAATTATTCTTCCAAAAATCCACTAACGGATCTGTCCACCCGGGAAACAGAAGTGCTGCACCTGCTGGTGAAAGGTGATACCCTGATGTCCATTGCCCGTACCCTGAACCTGCAGCTCTCTACCGTCAGTACCTATAAGACGAGATTATTTGAGAAGATGGGCGTCACCAATATTGTGAACCTGCTGGAGAAAATGCGGTTGTACGCCGCCGGTTGA
- a CDS encoding T9SS type A sorting domain-containing protein translates to MNTPKTLCLVTCCCLFTLIASSQKLEPNWYIPDATVNVIEQFGDSLFLGGNFTMLGPTNTGYGMAVDINTGKIQPNWPCPNAAVSAAIPDGNGGYIIGGTFSRIGDVARNGLAWINADGTLKDWNPNANGAVEKLCSDGSTLLAGGSFTSIGGQARKYLAAFNLSTGELKSWTMDCSSTVKCLASNGGIFYVGGAFTTIGSVTRNRLAAINGSTGAITTWNPNVDNVVNTMAVSGTTLYIGGNFTTVGSASRTRIAQINLSGGLATSWNPGADKTVDAMTTMSGILYVGGSFTQLSGTARSYLGAFTISTGALSTSWVPVSSGYVYSLTAASNIIYAAGPFSKINSQDAEYAAAINTNGTLRSWRPLPQYTVYCLGLSGSTVFIGGGFSMMNVIKQRGLAVLNVNTGAPLSWQPSCDGQVYAMTRENNTLYIGGSFTTIMAQSRQNFAALNTKTGLLQSLNPQPNAQVNRLLLKNGSLYMSGNFSTVGSQARKYLASINAATGTISSWSPNPDSQPEALAADANHLYIGGPFTTMAGKSQPRLAIFDNAGNLESWGPAINSGSVSCITINYNTVYIGGSFTTVGGAARTGLASFTAGTGAVSTWAPVLSGYPYTLAINGARLYAGGNLNAVNGVVRKGIASFDLASGLLNNWLAGITTGTVNALRFAGGKMFSGGNYFYAINNAGIRNNLTVYSGENISLPLTLHSFSARAMGQDAQLSWTTSQELNTSHFVIERSTNGKDFSAIGTVNTFNTAGNHNYQYTDKNAAGAGKKVYYRLKQVDIDDRSTLTSIVHASFNGIPASSTVSVYPNPVVNQAIIDISSPLSGVLTIQLLDNSGRILRLSTHGVSAGNTNLPLELTGLPKGSYLIQVTGNGLNSSARILKQ, encoded by the coding sequence ATGAACACACCCAAAACCCTTTGCCTCGTAACGTGCTGCTGCCTCTTTACTCTTATCGCCTCTTCCCAAAAGCTGGAGCCCAACTGGTATATACCGGATGCAACAGTCAATGTCATTGAACAATTTGGCGACAGCCTTTTCCTGGGAGGAAATTTCACCATGCTGGGACCAACCAATACCGGCTACGGCATGGCAGTTGACATCAATACCGGGAAAATACAACCTAACTGGCCCTGCCCCAATGCAGCCGTATCTGCAGCTATACCGGATGGTAACGGCGGCTATATCATCGGCGGTACTTTTTCACGGATTGGCGACGTTGCCAGAAATGGCCTTGCCTGGATCAATGCCGATGGTACGCTGAAAGACTGGAACCCTAACGCCAATGGTGCAGTAGAAAAATTATGCAGTGATGGCTCCACCCTGCTGGCAGGCGGCAGCTTCACCAGTATTGGCGGGCAGGCCCGCAAGTACCTGGCGGCTTTCAACCTCAGCACCGGGGAACTCAAAAGCTGGACAATGGATTGCAGCAGCACTGTTAAATGCTTAGCCAGTAATGGGGGCATTTTTTACGTAGGAGGCGCATTCACCACTATCGGCAGCGTAACCCGCAACCGGCTGGCTGCCATCAATGGCAGCACCGGTGCTATTACCACCTGGAACCCTAATGTAGACAATGTGGTCAATACAATGGCAGTTTCCGGCACCACACTGTACATAGGTGGCAATTTCACTACTGTTGGCTCCGCCAGCAGGACCCGCATTGCCCAGATCAATCTCTCTGGCGGGCTCGCCACTTCCTGGAATCCGGGGGCCGACAAAACAGTTGACGCCATGACTACCATGAGCGGCATCCTGTATGTTGGCGGCAGTTTTACCCAACTGTCCGGAACTGCCCGGAGTTACCTGGGCGCATTTACTATTTCCACTGGTGCGCTGAGCACTTCGTGGGTACCGGTATCTTCCGGTTATGTGTATTCGCTCACAGCTGCCAGTAATATTATTTATGCGGCAGGACCTTTTTCCAAAATAAACAGCCAGGATGCGGAATATGCTGCCGCCATCAATACCAACGGTACGCTTCGCAGCTGGCGTCCGTTGCCACAGTATACCGTGTATTGCCTGGGCCTGTCCGGCAGCACTGTATTTATCGGAGGCGGCTTCTCCATGATGAATGTTATCAAGCAAAGAGGACTGGCCGTTCTGAACGTCAATACTGGTGCGCCGCTGAGCTGGCAACCATCCTGTGATGGCCAGGTCTATGCTATGACCCGGGAAAACAATACACTGTATATCGGCGGTTCGTTTACTACTATAATGGCCCAGTCACGCCAGAACTTTGCCGCCCTGAATACAAAGACCGGTTTGCTCCAGTCACTCAATCCCCAGCCCAATGCACAGGTCAACAGGCTATTGCTTAAAAACGGATCACTGTATATGAGCGGCAACTTTAGCACCGTAGGGAGCCAGGCGCGTAAATACCTGGCCAGTATTAACGCCGCTACAGGAACCATCAGCAGCTGGTCGCCCAATCCCGATAGTCAGCCTGAAGCGCTGGCCGCTGACGCTAACCACTTATATATTGGTGGTCCTTTCACTACCATGGCAGGAAAATCCCAGCCTCGTCTGGCTATCTTTGATAACGCCGGGAACCTGGAATCCTGGGGTCCGGCTATCAATAGTGGTTCCGTTTCCTGCATTACTATTAACTACAATACGGTATATATCGGCGGTTCTTTCACCACAGTGGGCGGCGCCGCACGCACAGGTCTTGCGTCATTTACTGCCGGTACAGGAGCTGTCAGTACCTGGGCGCCTGTACTCAGTGGCTATCCCTATACCCTTGCCATCAATGGCGCCCGTTTGTATGCAGGCGGCAACCTCAATGCCGTAAATGGAGTGGTGCGTAAAGGTATTGCCAGCTTTGACCTGGCATCCGGCTTACTGAACAACTGGCTGGCAGGGATCACCACTGGTACAGTGAATGCCCTGCGGTTTGCAGGCGGTAAAATGTTTTCAGGCGGCAATTATTTCTATGCTATCAACAATGCTGGTATCCGGAATAATTTAACTGTGTACTCCGGTGAAAATATCTCCCTGCCCCTTACCCTTCATTCCTTTTCAGCCCGGGCCATGGGACAGGATGCACAGCTCAGCTGGACCACCAGCCAGGAGCTCAATACCAGCCATTTTGTAATTGAACGCAGCACAAACGGGAAAGACTTTTCTGCAATTGGCACTGTCAATACTTTCAATACCGCCGGTAACCATAACTATCAGTATACTGATAAAAATGCCGCCGGCGCAGGTAAAAAAGTTTATTACCGCCTGAAGCAGGTAGACATTGATGACCGGTCTACGCTTACTTCTATTGTGCATGCCAGCTTCAACGGCATTCCTGCCAGCAGCACCGTCAGCGTATATCCTAATCCGGTAGTCAACCAGGCCATCATCGATATCAGCAGTCCCCTATCCGGTGTGCTGACCATTCAGCTGCTGGACAACAGCGGCCGCATCCTCCGCCTGTCCACCCATGGTGTCAGCGCAGGCAATACCAACCTGCCCCTTGAGCTGACCGGGCTGCCCAAAGGCAGCTACCTGATACAGGTTACAGGTAATGGACTGAACAGCAGCGCGCGGATCCTGAAACAGTAA
- a CDS encoding dienelactone hydrolase family protein yields MDQQIINLFDEYTHKPLKRDEFIRRLILLTGSLPAAMVAMGQLEVKYDAAATLSPDHQDLLTERISYPGAEGAVKAYLARPKAEGNYGAVVVIHENRGLNPHIEDVTRRVAMAGYLALGVDALSPFGGTPADEDKARELIGKLDTKKNLDNYTKAFDYLKARKDCNGKTACVGFCWGGAMANQLAVHVPDLKAAVAFYGRQPDAADVPAIKAAVQLHYGGLDERVNAGIPAYEAALKKAGTEYELYIYEGAQHAFNNDTAPTRYNEAAARLAWQRTLDLFRKKL; encoded by the coding sequence ATGGACCAGCAGATCATCAACCTCTTTGATGAGTATACGCATAAACCATTGAAAAGGGATGAATTCATCCGCCGCCTCATATTGCTCACTGGCAGCCTGCCCGCCGCCATGGTAGCGATGGGCCAGCTGGAAGTGAAATACGATGCAGCCGCTACCCTATCACCGGATCACCAGGACCTGCTGACAGAAAGGATCAGCTACCCCGGCGCCGAAGGCGCCGTAAAAGCCTACCTGGCCCGGCCTAAAGCGGAGGGGAATTATGGCGCTGTGGTAGTGATCCATGAGAACCGCGGCCTCAACCCGCATATTGAAGACGTCACCCGCCGCGTGGCCATGGCCGGTTACCTGGCCCTGGGCGTAGACGCCCTCTCCCCCTTCGGCGGTACGCCCGCTGATGAAGACAAAGCCCGCGAGCTGATCGGCAAGCTGGATACCAAAAAGAATCTCGATAATTATACCAAAGCTTTTGATTACCTCAAAGCCCGCAAGGACTGCAACGGCAAAACTGCCTGCGTAGGTTTCTGCTGGGGCGGCGCCATGGCCAACCAGCTGGCAGTGCATGTGCCCGATCTCAAAGCAGCCGTAGCCTTCTATGGCCGGCAGCCCGATGCCGCCGATGTACCTGCCATAAAAGCGGCCGTGCAGCTGCATTATGGCGGACTGGATGAACGGGTCAATGCCGGCATCCCCGCTTATGAGGCAGCCCTCAAAAAAGCCGGCACGGAATACGAATTGTATATCTATGAAGGCGCACAGCATGCCTTCAACAATGATACTGCCCCCACCCGCTACAATGAAGCAGCCGCCCGGCTGGCCTGGCAGCGGACCCTGGATCTGTTCAGGAAGAAATTATAA